In Vibrio hippocampi, a single genomic region encodes these proteins:
- a CDS encoding patatin-like phospholipase family protein, with protein MFVEGEKYSLIVQGGGQKGAFAAGVLDKFIEVGFDPFSLYIGTSAGALNVSSFVTKQQGLGLDFVMNYTTRERFFDVSKFINKQQPMDLDWAFEFVNTGEFPLDIARGKHNLGQDKVALACITDVEELKDYYYPIFSDNWFDVLKATCAIPMLYYHDIEFDGKKWIDGGVSASIPVEESYRRGFHNMVVISTIPEGKVNKPTLMRDSLDKWKSELDQGLETYIQQLKASGTSEKLREFQKHFSQKLLELKADYARLTGPHLEMYREQYNKRDKLKLPEWLHSNEKLQQLMEMQNSRSENKRSETSHLDMLVSHYANHSQIEQFLASPPEEVNLWHIQPEHELASKGLLSHKDQILEDYEHGTAMAAKFLQKVL; from the coding sequence ATGTTTGTTGAGGGTGAAAAGTATTCATTGATAGTGCAGGGCGGAGGTCAGAAAGGGGCGTTTGCTGCTGGTGTGCTGGATAAGTTTATTGAGGTCGGCTTTGACCCGTTTTCGCTGTATATCGGGACCTCGGCAGGTGCATTGAATGTTTCGTCTTTTGTGACTAAGCAGCAAGGGCTCGGTCTAGACTTTGTGATGAATTACACCACTCGCGAACGTTTTTTTGATGTCAGTAAGTTTATCAACAAACAGCAACCGATGGATCTCGACTGGGCGTTTGAGTTTGTGAATACCGGAGAGTTCCCGCTCGATATTGCGCGTGGTAAACATAACCTAGGGCAAGACAAAGTGGCGTTGGCGTGTATTACCGACGTCGAAGAGTTGAAAGACTACTATTATCCCATCTTTTCAGACAATTGGTTTGATGTTCTTAAGGCAACTTGTGCCATTCCTATGCTTTATTATCATGACATTGAGTTTGATGGAAAAAAGTGGATCGATGGAGGCGTGTCAGCCAGTATTCCAGTTGAAGAGTCCTATCGACGTGGTTTCCACAATATGGTGGTGATCAGCACGATCCCTGAGGGTAAGGTAAATAAGCCAACGTTAATGCGTGATTCACTCGATAAGTGGAAAAGCGAGTTAGACCAAGGTCTAGAGACCTATATTCAGCAACTTAAAGCATCAGGCACTTCTGAAAAGCTGAGAGAGTTTCAAAAACATTTTTCACAGAAGCTGCTGGAACTTAAAGCGGATTATGCCCGCCTAACGGGTCCCCATCTTGAGATGTATCGAGAGCAATATAACAAGCGAGATAAACTCAAGTTACCTGAATGGTTACACAGCAATGAAAAACTACAGCAATTGATGGAAATGCAAAACAGCCGCAGTGAGAATAAACGCAGTGAGACCAGTCACTTAGATATGCTGGTTTCTCATTATGCCAACCACTCGCAAATCGAGCAGTTTTTAGCCTCGCCACCCGAAGAGGTGAACCTATGGCATATCCAACCGGAACATGAGCTCGCCTCTAAAGGCTTACTGAGCCATAAAGATCAAATCTTAGAAGACTATGAACATGGAACCGCCATGGCGGCCAAGTTTTTGCAAAAAGTCTTGTAG
- the rpsA gene encoding 30S ribosomal protein S1, translating to MTESFAQLFEEFLNETEFQQGSIVKGTVVAIENGFVLVDAGLKSESAIPAEQFKNAAGELEVEVGAEVDVALDAVEDGFGETQLSREKAKRHEAWIVLEKAYEEAETVVGIINGKVKGGFTVELNGIRAFLPGSLVDVRPIRDTAHLENKELEFKVIKLDQKRNNVVVSRRAVIESENSVERDELLETLQEGTEVKGIVKNLTDYGAFVDLGGVDGLLHITDMAWKRVKHPSEIVNVGDEILVKVLKFDRERTRVSLGLKQLGEDPWVAIAKRYPEGHKLTGRVTNLTDYGCFVEIEEGVEGLVHVSEMDWTNKNIHPSKVVNVGDEVEVMVLDIDEERRRISLGLKQCKANPWQSFAEMQAKGDKVTGKIKSITDFGIFIGLEGGIDGLVHLSDISWNVAGEEAVREYKKGDEISAVVLAVDAERERISLGVKQMENDPFNAYVADTKKGTLVNGTVTAVDAKGATIELEEGVEGYIRASEVSRDRIEDASLILSVGDSVEAKFTGVDRKNRVINLSVKAKDEAEEQEAMASLNKQEEGAFGNAMADAFKAAKGE from the coding sequence ATGACTGAATCTTTTGCTCAACTCTTTGAAGAGTTTCTAAATGAAACTGAATTCCAACAAGGTAGTATCGTTAAAGGTACTGTAGTAGCTATCGAGAACGGCTTCGTTCTTGTTGATGCTGGCCTTAAGTCTGAGTCTGCTATCCCTGCTGAACAATTCAAGAACGCTGCTGGCGAACTTGAAGTTGAAGTTGGTGCTGAAGTAGACGTAGCTCTAGACGCTGTTGAAGATGGTTTCGGTGAAACTCAACTTTCTCGTGAGAAAGCGAAGCGTCACGAAGCTTGGATCGTTCTTGAGAAAGCTTACGAAGAAGCTGAAACTGTTGTTGGTATCATCAACGGTAAAGTTAAAGGCGGTTTCACTGTTGAACTAAACGGTATCCGTGCTTTCCTTCCTGGTTCTCTTGTTGACGTGCGTCCAATCCGCGACACTGCTCACCTAGAAAACAAAGAGCTAGAGTTCAAAGTTATCAAGCTAGACCAGAAGCGTAACAACGTTGTTGTTTCTCGTCGTGCTGTTATCGAATCTGAAAACAGCGTTGAGCGTGACGAACTTCTTGAAACTCTACAAGAAGGTACTGAAGTTAAAGGTATCGTTAAGAACCTTACTGACTACGGTGCATTCGTTGACCTTGGCGGTGTTGACGGTCTTCTACACATCACTGATATGGCGTGGAAGCGTGTTAAGCACCCATCTGAGATCGTTAACGTTGGTGACGAGATCCTAGTTAAAGTTCTTAAGTTCGACCGTGAGCGTACTCGCGTATCACTAGGTCTTAAGCAGCTAGGTGAAGATCCATGGGTAGCTATCGCTAAGCGTTACCCAGAAGGTCACAAGCTAACTGGTCGCGTAACTAACCTAACTGACTACGGCTGTTTCGTTGAAATCGAAGAAGGCGTTGAAGGTCTAGTACACGTTTCTGAAATGGATTGGACTAACAAGAACATCCACCCATCTAAAGTTGTTAATGTTGGCGACGAAGTTGAGGTTATGGTTCTTGATATCGACGAAGAACGTCGTCGTATCTCTCTAGGTCTGAAACAGTGTAAAGCTAACCCATGGCAGTCATTCGCTGAAATGCAAGCTAAGGGCGACAAAGTTACTGGTAAGATCAAGTCTATCACTGACTTTGGTATCTTCATCGGTCTAGAAGGCGGCATCGACGGTCTAGTTCACCTATCTGATATCTCTTGGAACGTTGCTGGTGAAGAAGCGGTTCGTGAGTACAAGAAAGGCGACGAGATCTCTGCAGTTGTTCTAGCAGTAGATGCAGAGCGTGAGCGTATTTCTCTAGGCGTTAAGCAAATGGAAAATGACCCATTCAATGCTTACGTTGCAGACACGAAGAAAGGCACTCTAGTAAACGGTACAGTAACTGCAGTTGACGCTAAAGGTGCTACTATCGAACTAGAAGAAGGTGTAGAAGGTTACATCCGCGCTTCTGAAGTATCACGTGACCGTATCGAAGATGCGTCTCTAATCCTAAGCGTTGGCGACAGCGTTGAAGCGAAGTTCACCGGTGTTGACCGTAAGAACCGCGTAATCAACCTATCTGTTAAAGCTAAAGATGAAGCTGAAGAGCAAGAAGCAATGGCTTCACTGAACAAGCAAGAAGAAGGCGCGTTCGGTAATGCTATGGCTGATGCATTTAAAGCTGCTAAAGGCGAATAA
- a CDS encoding YciK family oxidoreductase: protein MDYSTASQALKDKVILVTGAGAGIGRQAALSYAEHGATVILLGRNVNNLELVYDEIERAGHPQPAIIPLDLKGATKQNYLDMAETIESQFGRLDGVLHNAGVLGTLSPFEQIDEETFDDVMQINVKSEFLMTQALLPVLRKAPAARIIFTSSTVGHSGRAFWGTYSISKFAVEGMMQILADELSDTTIRVNAINPGGTRTRMREKAFPGEDANTLKTPKDIIPLYLHLMDPSVTSINGQCIDAQPK, encoded by the coding sequence GTGGATTATTCAACCGCTTCGCAGGCGCTTAAAGATAAAGTTATTCTCGTTACCGGTGCTGGCGCTGGCATTGGTCGCCAAGCTGCACTGAGTTACGCTGAGCATGGTGCTACCGTAATCCTACTTGGACGTAATGTGAACAACCTTGAACTTGTCTACGACGAAATCGAGCGAGCAGGTCATCCTCAACCGGCTATTATTCCGCTTGATCTTAAAGGGGCGACGAAGCAGAACTATCTCGACATGGCTGAGACCATTGAAAGCCAATTTGGTCGTCTTGACGGTGTATTACACAATGCGGGTGTATTAGGAACGCTTAGCCCATTCGAGCAGATTGATGAAGAAACCTTTGACGACGTCATGCAGATCAACGTCAAATCGGAGTTTTTAATGACTCAAGCGCTGCTACCCGTTTTGCGCAAAGCACCCGCAGCACGCATCATTTTCACCTCTTCGACGGTGGGTCATAGCGGTCGGGCGTTTTGGGGCACCTATTCTATTTCTAAGTTTGCGGTTGAAGGTATGATGCAGATCCTTGCCGACGAACTCAGTGATACTACGATACGTGTGAATGCCATCAACCCAGGCGGCACACGGACACGTATGCGTGAAAAAGCTTTTCCAGGTGAAGACGCCAACACACTAAAAACGCCAAAGGATATTATTCCCCTGTATCTTCACTTGATGGACCCAAGCGTGACTAGCATCAATGGTCAATGCATCGACGCTCAACCTAAATAA
- the cmk gene encoding (d)CMP kinase gives MSSSIPVITVDGPSGAGKGTLCMLLAEKLGYHLLDSGAIYRVLALAALHHGVDLESEDALVPLAMHLDVQFVAEGDLVKVILEGEDVSGELRKEVTGNAASKIAALPRVREALLRRQRAFNIMPGLVADGRDMGTIVFPEAPVKIFLDASAEERAQRRFKQLQLKGIDVKFGDLLSEIEERDHRDRNRAVAPLRPADDALVLDSTSLNIEQVLEKALQYTESKLTK, from the coding sequence ATGTCCTCAAGCATTCCTGTTATTACAGTGGACGGACCAAGCGGCGCAGGTAAAGGCACTTTGTGCATGCTGCTGGCTGAAAAGTTGGGATATCACTTACTTGACTCGGGTGCGATCTACCGCGTGTTGGCGCTGGCAGCTCTGCATCATGGTGTTGACCTTGAATCAGAAGATGCATTAGTGCCACTTGCGATGCATTTGGATGTACAGTTTGTTGCTGAAGGTGACCTAGTTAAGGTTATCTTGGAAGGGGAAGATGTTTCTGGCGAACTTCGTAAAGAAGTTACTGGCAACGCGGCGTCAAAAATTGCCGCTTTACCTCGTGTAAGAGAGGCGCTACTACGTCGTCAGCGCGCCTTTAATATTATGCCGGGTCTGGTTGCGGATGGTCGTGATATGGGGACGATAGTTTTCCCTGAAGCACCAGTGAAAATCTTTTTAGATGCGAGCGCTGAGGAACGAGCGCAAAGACGCTTTAAGCAGTTGCAACTAAAGGGTATTGATGTTAAATTTGGCGACCTTTTGAGCGAGATCGAAGAACGAGACCACCGAGATCGTAACCGTGCGGTTGCACCTCTTCGTCCGGCAGATGACGCTCTAGTGCTAGATTCAACCTCGTTAAATATCGAGCAAGTGTTGGAAAAAGCGCTACAATATACCGAATCTAAACTCACGAAGTAG
- the ihfB gene encoding integration host factor subunit beta translates to MTKSELIERLCAEQTHLSAKEIEDAVKDILEHMASTLESGDRIEIRGFGSFSLHYREPRVGRNPKTGDKVELEGKYVPHFKPGKELRERVNESL, encoded by the coding sequence ATGACTAAGTCTGAATTAATTGAACGCCTCTGTGCTGAACAAACTCATCTGTCGGCGAAAGAAATCGAAGATGCAGTAAAAGATATTTTGGAGCATATGGCCTCGACTTTAGAAAGCGGTGATCGCATCGAGATCCGTGGCTTTGGCAGTTTCTCACTTCATTATCGTGAACCAAGAGTGGGTAGAAATCCGAAAACTGGCGATAAAGTTGAGCTTGAAGGCAAGTACGTGCCACATTTCAAACCAGGTAAAGAGTTGCGCGAACGCGTGAACGAAAGTTTGTAG
- the sohB gene encoding protease SohB, which yields MEFLLEYGLFLAKIVTVVVAITAILILAKSAGNRSNAPKGELTVTNLTEQRKNTVEQLESHLHDNAFLKARHKSEKKAEKEKNKARDKALKQAAKEGKLDAQRDPHLFVLDFKGSIDAKEVSSLREEVSAILAVAKEGDEVLVRLESGGGMVHAYGLASSQLDRIKAAQLPLTIAVDKVAASGGYMMACIADKIVSAPFAVVGSIGVIAQLPNFNKLLKKNDIEFEQLTAGEYKRTLTMFGENTDKAREKFKQELEETHGLFKDFIRQHRPELDLDTVATGEHWFGTQAKALGLVDDIITSDDIVAEACKDKTVLALHYAPKKKLADKLSGVAGDAADNVLLKLISRGQKPIV from the coding sequence TTGGAATTTTTATTAGAATATGGTCTGTTTTTAGCGAAGATCGTGACTGTGGTCGTCGCGATTACGGCCATTTTGATTTTAGCGAAATCCGCAGGGAATCGAAGCAACGCACCAAAAGGTGAGCTCACAGTGACTAACCTTACCGAGCAGCGTAAAAATACGGTTGAGCAGTTAGAATCGCATCTGCACGATAACGCGTTTTTAAAAGCGCGCCACAAGTCGGAAAAGAAAGCTGAGAAAGAAAAAAATAAAGCCCGCGATAAAGCTCTAAAGCAAGCGGCGAAAGAAGGCAAGTTGGACGCTCAACGTGATCCCCACCTTTTTGTACTGGACTTCAAAGGCAGTATTGATGCTAAAGAAGTCAGTTCTCTTAGAGAAGAAGTGAGCGCTATTCTGGCGGTGGCTAAAGAGGGCGATGAAGTCTTGGTTCGCCTTGAGTCTGGCGGCGGTATGGTACACGCCTATGGCTTAGCTTCATCTCAGCTTGATCGCATTAAAGCGGCTCAACTTCCATTGACGATTGCCGTTGATAAAGTCGCGGCAAGTGGCGGTTATATGATGGCGTGTATCGCTGATAAAATTGTTTCTGCTCCTTTTGCCGTTGTAGGTTCGATTGGTGTGATTGCCCAGTTACCTAACTTCAATAAGTTGTTGAAGAAGAATGATATTGAATTTGAGCAGCTGACGGCGGGTGAGTACAAACGCACCTTGACGATGTTCGGTGAAAATACCGATAAAGCACGCGAGAAGTTTAAGCAGGAGCTAGAAGAAACTCACGGTCTGTTTAAGGACTTTATCCGCCAACATCGCCCTGAACTGGATCTTGACACGGTCGCGACCGGTGAACACTGGTTTGGTACGCAAGCCAAAGCACTGGGTCTTGTGGATGACATTATCACCTCTGACGATATTGTTGCCGAGGCGTGTAAAGACAAGACCGTTCTCGCGCTGCACTATGCCCCTAAAAAGAAACTGGCTGATAAGCTATCTGGCGTAGCTGGTGATGCGGCGGATAATGTGTTGCTTAAACTGATCAGCCGTGGTCAGAAGCCGATTGTTTAG
- a CDS encoding polysaccharide lyase family 7 protein: protein MKKLQLTLLTASIIAGSAMAATPAETAKQFNLDATKAPSQNFDLTKWKINLPTLETQGARKGKTVEIPKQELGDTKKPFSDPEWFYTNKETGAMVFVAPNTAPTTPNSKNARSELRAMLAVDYGEPANNFVVASHPDAKSYGAIGGQMSATLAVDHVSESGNDKKSGAFSVVVGQIHAAKNEPLKIFYRKLPGHETGSLYWSYELNVSKENHNARDENGKKLRKDIYHNVFGTKGLRHDAAAPTDGIKLGEIFAYDVNVEGDIMHLTFTKNPSSSAKVVKTFDIDLTAGNYQGNSADLGYGNTWMYYKAGAYNQCNTKKSSSACEWRGMEAGDYAQVSFYQLDLKQ from the coding sequence ATGAAGAAGCTTCAACTTACACTTCTTACTGCTAGTATCATTGCAGGTTCAGCAATGGCTGCAACGCCAGCGGAAACAGCAAAACAATTTAACCTTGACGCGACGAAAGCGCCTAGCCAAAACTTTGACCTCACTAAGTGGAAAATCAACCTTCCAACGCTAGAGACTCAAGGTGCTCGTAAAGGTAAAACTGTTGAAATCCCTAAACAAGAGCTAGGCGACACTAAGAAGCCGTTCTCTGATCCAGAGTGGTTCTACACCAACAAAGAAACGGGTGCGATGGTTTTCGTAGCACCAAACACAGCACCAACCACACCTAACTCAAAAAATGCTCGTAGTGAACTACGTGCCATGCTAGCGGTTGATTACGGTGAGCCAGCAAACAACTTCGTCGTTGCTTCACACCCTGATGCAAAATCTTATGGCGCTATCGGTGGTCAAATGTCAGCAACACTTGCTGTTGACCATGTGAGTGAAAGTGGTAACGATAAGAAGTCAGGCGCATTCTCAGTCGTTGTGGGTCAGATCCACGCAGCTAAGAACGAGCCTCTAAAAATCTTCTACCGCAAACTACCAGGTCACGAAACAGGTTCACTTTACTGGAGCTATGAGCTTAACGTAAGCAAAGAGAACCACAACGCACGTGACGAAAATGGTAAGAAACTTCGTAAAGATATCTACCACAACGTATTTGGTACTAAAGGTCTACGCCACGATGCAGCGGCACCTACTGACGGTATCAAGCTGGGTGAAATCTTCGCTTATGACGTGAACGTTGAAGGCGATATCATGCACCTAACCTTTACTAAGAACCCAAGTTCTTCTGCTAAAGTGGTTAAGACATTCGATATCGACCTAACTGCGGGTAACTACCAAGGTAATAGTGCTGACCTAGGTTACGGTAACACTTGGATGTACTACAAAGCTGGTGCATACAACCAATGTAACACGAAGAAATCTAGCTCTGCATGTGAATGGCGTGGTATGGAAGCAGGCGACTACGCTCAAGTTAGCTTCTATCAACTAGACCTTAAGCAGTAA
- the imuA gene encoding translesion DNA synthesis-associated protein ImuA, producing MHELINDLQTKQLIWKGNRHQAPSQYHTTGFSELDQQLQGGFPTSGVVEIQALSGIGELRLLTPFIAQQAKQRLCVLINPPGYVCAEYLYAQGISPSQVLLVYPTSEAHALWAAEQSLKSGASCTVCLWQNDIEIHQAKRLQVASDVGHCPLFLLKPNAEQAQKVFSLPVSLSLTLHPHPSGIEVNITKRKGGFPRASFVIDMSQYWPELASVNKPPANNVLAFPLLQQG from the coding sequence ATGCATGAACTGATTAACGATCTTCAAACTAAGCAGCTGATTTGGAAAGGGAACCGTCATCAGGCTCCGAGCCAATATCACACGACTGGATTTTCAGAGCTTGATCAGCAACTCCAAGGTGGGTTTCCGACCTCAGGCGTGGTTGAGATCCAAGCGTTATCTGGGATTGGTGAGTTGAGGTTATTAACGCCTTTTATTGCTCAGCAGGCAAAGCAGAGACTGTGCGTCTTGATCAATCCTCCCGGCTATGTCTGCGCCGAGTATTTGTATGCTCAGGGAATTTCACCCTCTCAAGTATTGCTGGTCTATCCAACCTCAGAGGCGCACGCGCTTTGGGCGGCGGAGCAATCTTTAAAGAGTGGAGCGAGTTGCACTGTCTGCTTGTGGCAAAACGACATAGAGATACATCAAGCTAAACGTTTACAAGTCGCGAGTGATGTCGGTCACTGCCCGCTGTTTTTGTTAAAACCCAATGCAGAGCAGGCACAAAAAGTGTTCTCTTTACCGGTCTCGCTCAGTCTTACTTTGCATCCACATCCATCTGGCATCGAGGTCAATATAACCAAGCGTAAAGGCGGCTTCCCTCGTGCCAGTTTTGTCATCGACATGTCTCAATATTGGCCGGAATTAGCCTCTGTGAACAAACCACCAGCAAACAATGTGTTGGCTTTTCCTCTGCTGCAACAAGGTTAG